The Syngnathus typhle isolate RoL2023-S1 ecotype Sweden linkage group LG16, RoL_Styp_1.0, whole genome shotgun sequence genome includes a region encoding these proteins:
- the rdh12 gene encoding retinol dehydrogenase 12 isoform X2, with amino-acid sequence MWLFLFLAGLAVVTLLVVLFAPHIRYAAGGVCMSAACLDGKIVLITGANTGIGKETALDLATRGARVVMACRDVEKGERAAASIRAASPEAQVEVRELDLADTSSIRSFAQQFLRDFTQLHVLINNAGVMMCPYTKTIDGFEMHIGVNHLGHFLLTSLLVGLLKRSAPARIVVVSSLAHNFGWIRFHDLHSQGSYNSGLAYCQSKLANVLFARELARRLKGSNVTVNSLHPGTVNSDLTRHSTLMMIMFSLLSVFLKTPREGAQTSIYCAVAEELHSISGKHFSDCTPAFVAPQGRSEETARRLWDASCEFLGIQWD; translated from the exons ATGTGGCTTTTCTTATTCCTCGCCGGCCTCGCCGTGGTGACGTTACTGGTGGTTTTATTCGCGCCTCACATACG ATATGCGGCAGGAGGTGTGTGCATGTCAGCTGCCTGTCTGGACGGGAAGATTGTCCTCATCACTGGAGCCAACACCGGCATCGGGAAGGAGACCGCCCTGGACCTGGCCACTCGAG GAGCTCGGGTGGTGATGGCGTGCCGGGACGTGGAAAAAGGCGAGAGGGCGGCAGCCAGCATCCGGGCTGCCTCGCCTGAAGCTCAGGTGGAGGTTCGGGAGCTGGACTTGGCCGACACTAGCTCCATACGATCCTTCGCCCAACAATTCCTTCGAG ACTTCACCCAACTTCATGTCCTCATCAACAACGCGGGGGTGATGATGTGTCCCTACACGAAAACTATCGACGGCTTCGAGATGCACATCGGCGTCAATCACTTAG gtcacttcctgttgacGTCACTGTTGGTGGGCCTGCTAAAACGCAGCGCTCCGGCACGAATCGTGGTGGTTTCGTCGCTGGCGCACAACTTCGGCTGGATCCGTTTCCACGACTTGCACAGTCAAGGAAGCTACAACAGCGGGCTGGCGTATTGCCAGAGCAAGCTGGCCAACGTGCTCTTTGCTCGAGAGCTGGCGAGACGTCTTAAAG GCAGCAACGTGACGGTGAACTCGCTCCACCCCGGCACGGTGAACTCGGACCTGACTCGTCACTCAACCCTGATGATGATCATGTTCAGCCTTTTGTCGGTCTTCCTGAAGACACCCCGCGAGGGCGCCCAGACTAGCATCTACTGCGCTGTGGCCGAAGAGCTGCACTCCATTTCGGGGAAACACTTCAG tGACTGCACCCCCGCCTTCGTGGCTCCCCAGGGGAGAAGTGAGGAGACCGCCCGACGTCTGTGGGACGCCAGCTGCGAGTTCCTCGGCATCCAATGGGACTGA
- the rdh12 gene encoding retinol dehydrogenase 12 isoform X1, with protein MWLFLFLAGLAVVTLLVVLFAPHIRRYAAGGVCMSAACLDGKIVLITGANTGIGKETALDLATRGARVVMACRDVEKGERAAASIRAASPEAQVEVRELDLADTSSIRSFAQQFLRDFTQLHVLINNAGVMMCPYTKTIDGFEMHIGVNHLGHFLLTSLLVGLLKRSAPARIVVVSSLAHNFGWIRFHDLHSQGSYNSGLAYCQSKLANVLFARELARRLKGSNVTVNSLHPGTVNSDLTRHSTLMMIMFSLLSVFLKTPREGAQTSIYCAVAEELHSISGKHFSDCTPAFVAPQGRSEETARRLWDASCEFLGIQWD; from the exons ATGTGGCTTTTCTTATTCCTCGCCGGCCTCGCCGTGGTGACGTTACTGGTGGTTTTATTCGCGCCTCACATACG AAGATATGCGGCAGGAGGTGTGTGCATGTCAGCTGCCTGTCTGGACGGGAAGATTGTCCTCATCACTGGAGCCAACACCGGCATCGGGAAGGAGACCGCCCTGGACCTGGCCACTCGAG GAGCTCGGGTGGTGATGGCGTGCCGGGACGTGGAAAAAGGCGAGAGGGCGGCAGCCAGCATCCGGGCTGCCTCGCCTGAAGCTCAGGTGGAGGTTCGGGAGCTGGACTTGGCCGACACTAGCTCCATACGATCCTTCGCCCAACAATTCCTTCGAG ACTTCACCCAACTTCATGTCCTCATCAACAACGCGGGGGTGATGATGTGTCCCTACACGAAAACTATCGACGGCTTCGAGATGCACATCGGCGTCAATCACTTAG gtcacttcctgttgacGTCACTGTTGGTGGGCCTGCTAAAACGCAGCGCTCCGGCACGAATCGTGGTGGTTTCGTCGCTGGCGCACAACTTCGGCTGGATCCGTTTCCACGACTTGCACAGTCAAGGAAGCTACAACAGCGGGCTGGCGTATTGCCAGAGCAAGCTGGCCAACGTGCTCTTTGCTCGAGAGCTGGCGAGACGTCTTAAAG GCAGCAACGTGACGGTGAACTCGCTCCACCCCGGCACGGTGAACTCGGACCTGACTCGTCACTCAACCCTGATGATGATCATGTTCAGCCTTTTGTCGGTCTTCCTGAAGACACCCCGCGAGGGCGCCCAGACTAGCATCTACTGCGCTGTGGCCGAAGAGCTGCACTCCATTTCGGGGAAACACTTCAG tGACTGCACCCCCGCCTTCGTGGCTCCCCAGGGGAGAAGTGAGGAGACCGCCCGACGTCTGTGGGACGCCAGCTGCGAGTTCCTCGGCATCCAATGGGACTGA